The stretch of DNA AAGGCTGGATCATCCAGGCCACGGTGGCGACGGCGGCGGCCACAGCCAGCCCGGACAGGGCCATGCGCAGGCGATGGCGCCTGCTGGCGGCGCCAGCGGGTACTGCGGGCGCCACGATGGCCGGCTCGGCCTCCAGCGCCCGCAGCACACGGGCCTGGAAAGCGGCACCCGCAGGCAAGGCCAGATCGCCGCTGCGCAGCGTGTCGCCGATCAGATGATAGGTATCCCAGGCTTGCCGCCCCTGTGGCGTGGCCAGGATATCGGGCAGATCGCCTTCGAATTCACCGTCCATCCAGACCGAAACCTGGACATAGAGAGCGTCGTCGCGGGGGTCTTCCGGGACGGGGGGGGAAGCGACAGATTGCATGGGAAACTCCTTACCAGCGACGTTGGGCATCGGTATCCAGGATAGGGCGAAGCCGCCGGGCGATGGCTTCACGCGCACGATAAATGCGCGAGCGCACCGTACCGATGGGGCAGCCCATGGTCTGGGCGATGTCTTCGTAGCTCATACCTTCGATTTCACGCAGGACAATGGCGTTGCGCAGATCCTCGGGGAGTTCCTCGATTGCCGCATTCACTGTTTCGGCGATCTCGCGGCTGGCGGCCATGGATTCCGGCGTACTAATATCGCTTAGGCTGTCCGTCTCGTTAAAAGTTTCACCGTCCTCACTTTCGAGTGCATTGGGCGCACTGGGGCGCTTGGCGACAGATGACAACCAATTGCGGGCCGTATTGATGGCAATGCGGTACAACCAGGTGTAGAAGGCGCTTTCGCCGCGAAATTGCGGCAACGCCCGATAGGCCTTGATGAAGGCCTCCTGGGCGACGTCCTCGATGTCGGCGGGGTCGCGGATCATGCGGGACAGCAGCCGCAGGATCTTGCGCTGGTACTTGATGACCAGCAGGTTGAACGCCTGCTTGTCGCCGCGTTGCACGCGTGCGACCAGCTCGGCGTCGGCGTCGCGCTCGCTCACTCATTACCCCTTTTGACCCTGGACGCCATTCCCCCGAAGAGGAATGGGCACCCGCGAGCGGCCCGGCACACTCATCGGGTCCGTACGCTCCGGCCGGCTCAGATACGACGTACGGCCATCGAGCCGTTGGTGCCGCCGAAGCCGAAGGAGTTGGACAGGGCCACGTCTATCTTCATGGGCCGCGCCTGGTTGGCGCAGTAATCCAGGTCGCATTCCGGGTCCTGGTTGAAGATATTGATGGTGGGCGGCGAAATCTGGTGATGCACCGCCAGAGTGGTGAACACGGCCTCGATGCCGCCGGCAGCCCCCAGCAGGTGGCCCGTCATGGACTTGGTCGAATTGATCACCAGCTTTTTGGCGTAATCGCCGAAAGCCAGCTTGAGCGCCTCGGTTTCGTTCTTGTCCCCCAGCGGCGTAGAGGTGCCATGGGCGTTGACGTAGTCGACCTGATCGAGGTTGATGGCGCCGTTCCTGAGGGCATTGACGATGCCGCGGCGCGGGCCGTCCCGGTCCGGCGCGGTGATGTGGTGCGCGTCGGAACTCATGCCGTAGCCGGCAAATTCGCCGTAGATGCGCGCGCCGCGCTTCTTGGCGTGTTCGTATTCTTCCAGCACCAGCACGCCCGCGCCTTCGCCTAGCACGAAGCCGTCGCGGTCGCGGTCCCAAGGACGCGAAGCCGTGGCGGGATCGTCGTTGCGCGTGGACAGCGCACGCATGGCGGCAAAGCCGCCGACGCCCAAGGGCGATACGGTGGCCTCGGCGCCGCCGGCGACCATCACGTCGGCATCGCCGTACTCGATCAGACGAGCGGCGTCGCCGATGCTGTGCAGGCCTGTCGTGCAGGCCGACACCACCGCATAGCTCGGCCCCTTCAAGCCATACATGATGGACAGATGGCCCGAGATCAGGTTGATCAGCGAACCCGGAACGAAGAAGGGCGAAATGCGGCGCGGTCCCTTGGCCAGCATCTCGGCGTTGGTTTCTTCGATGCGCGGCAGGCCGCCGATGCCCGAACCCACGATCACGCCGATGCGCTCGGCATTGGCATCGGTGACCTCCAGACCGCTGTCGCGCCAAGCCTGCACGCCCGCGGCCAGGCCGTAATGGATAAACGTATCCATCTGGCGAGCATCCTTGGCCGACAGGTACTGCGTAACGTCGAAGCCCTTGACCTCGCCGGCGATTTGCGCCGTCAGCGCCGAAGAATCGAAGCGCGTAATGCGGGTAATGCCCGAACGTCCGTTGACGATATTGTCCCAGGCGGTGGGAATATCGTTACCCACGGGAGATACGATACCCAGCCCGGTGATGACGACGCGTCGCTTCACGGATGACTCCTAAAACAAAACAAAGGCGGCTCTCGGAATTTGCCCAACGGATGGCCGCGCAGCAGGCCGCTAGGCCTCTGCATGGCACCAGGTCCGCCCGGCAAACTCCTGAAACCGCCCCGCACCCGCCTCGTCCGGGATTATTCCGGACGCGCGGCATGA from Bordetella sp. FB-8 encodes:
- a CDS encoding sigma-E factor negative regulatory protein, whose protein sequence is MQSVASPPVPEDPRDDALYVQVSVWMDGEFEGDLPDILATPQGRQAWDTYHLIGDTLRSGDLALPAGAAFQARVLRALEAEPAIVAPAVPAGAASRRHRLRMALSGLAVAAAVATVAWMIQPYLGGSSSAGSPAVADATSAGQGNTATLDEASLHDYLEAHRQLAGPTAVRQVSFDIGTSH
- the rpoE gene encoding RNA polymerase sigma factor RpoE, whose protein sequence is MSERDADAELVARVQRGDKQAFNLLVIKYQRKILRLLSRMIRDPADIEDVAQEAFIKAYRALPQFRGESAFYTWLYRIAINTARNWLSSVAKRPSAPNALESEDGETFNETDSLSDISTPESMAASREIAETVNAAIEELPEDLRNAIVLREIEGMSYEDIAQTMGCPIGTVRSRIYRAREAIARRLRPILDTDAQRRW
- the fabF gene encoding beta-ketoacyl-ACP synthase II, yielding MKRRVVITGLGIVSPVGNDIPTAWDNIVNGRSGITRITRFDSSALTAQIAGEVKGFDVTQYLSAKDARQMDTFIHYGLAAGVQAWRDSGLEVTDANAERIGVIVGSGIGGLPRIEETNAEMLAKGPRRISPFFVPGSLINLISGHLSIMYGLKGPSYAVVSACTTGLHSIGDAARLIEYGDADVMVAGGAEATVSPLGVGGFAAMRALSTRNDDPATASRPWDRDRDGFVLGEGAGVLVLEEYEHAKKRGARIYGEFAGYGMSSDAHHITAPDRDGPRRGIVNALRNGAINLDQVDYVNAHGTSTPLGDKNETEALKLAFGDYAKKLVINSTKSMTGHLLGAAGGIEAVFTTLAVHHQISPPTINIFNQDPECDLDYCANQARPMKIDVALSNSFGFGGTNGSMAVRRI